Sequence from the Thermothelomyces thermophilus ATCC 42464 chromosome 2, complete sequence genome:
TGTACGATCCGTACACACGAACCGTTCAAGGTTTCCCGTCTCTCCGTGCCTACACTACACAGTATGTTTCCCCCAGGATTGGCCCCTGCTGTTTTGCGGGGAATCCTGGATGCCTCGGCACGGTGGTCGATAAGCCGAACCAGCGCGCTGGCGCCACGACCCCACTTCGGCTGTCGGCAGGGGCCCCGGGCGACACTCTCCCGCCAGAAATCGGGCACTCCAAGGTCTAGGCCATCAGCTCACCGGCCCTGCGTCTCTTGGCTACTCCGTCCTGCGCGCATGATGCCCGCTACGGCTACGCGGTCAATCCACATCTCATTCACTACCCCGGGAGTCGGGAAGGGAGCAAAGGGCGTCTTCATTGACGGCAGCCAAGGACCTCATAGTTTGACCGCTACACAACCTTACTGTCGATGGCTATAGTGTAAACATACGGAGTATATGACCTGGCCGGAGACATCTTGGCCTTCTTATTAGGCTGCTTCCTTGCCAATTTGCGCTCAGGACACAGTCCTGGAACTTGCAGGTTACTTCAACATCAACCCTTCCGGTAACGCCATGGCACGTTACGAGGCAGGGGTTGGAAGAAATCAGAATAAAAGATATTTAAAATATTTCGGCCACACAACGGCAATCCGTGTCACCGCTAAACCGCGTTTCCCTTTCAAAAGTACAGATTGTACTACTACACCTCGACCGAAGGTGGCCGCTGCTGATCCCCAACACCTTGGGATTGCTCCTGTCGAAGGGCCTCTCCATGATCGTCGTTGTTCTGGCGCTCTTCCTGGCCCTGTTGAGTTTGCGAAGCAGTGGCTTGCTCGGACGCTTCctgggtggcggcggcggtggtagTAGTGgtgctggcggcggcggcagcagcagcagccctcGCCTCCGCAGCCCTCCGTTCCGCCCTCTCGCGCTCCTCCAGCTGTTGGATATGCCTCTCGGCCACCCCGGGAGCAAAGCTGGCAAGGAACAGGATTCCCGCCCTTTCAATCCGCCTTATGCGACCTCTGAGCCAATTTCCATTCTGAATCCTGCGCTGCGCAACCAACCTCGCTGCAGTTTGTGCCGGGTCTGGTTCCGCTCCATTCTGGCCCCCTTGGTTGTTGCCGGTCCCttctggtggtggtggttgttgctgctgctgctgctgctgctgctgaggtTGGTTGGGATCCGCAAACGGAATCATTCCTTCCAGCTGCTCTCTCACGGGATGGAATGCGTTGTTGATTACTCCATTCAGTATTCCCGTGTTGATTGCAAATACGACGATGAAAGCCAGCACGAGGGACAGCCAGCGCTCCCAGGATGGGTCGGTGTACGAGAACCACCAGGCGAAGGCAACCAGGCGGATGACGAGCCAGATATGCGGCCATGCGGCTGCTACCAGCGGGGCAACGCCCGGATTGCCATGGATATTGATCTGGGGTGCTGGCTGCGCCTCAGCTGCAGCGGGTGGAACCGCCTGCCCGGCCACTGGTCTGCGGCGAATGGCAGGCTGGTGCTCATGGCCCGCTTGAGGTAgcggttgttgttgctgttgctgctgctgctgctgctgctgctgctgatgctGAGCGGGGAATTGGGGCAAGGGCTGTTGGCCCGGGGGTAATGGTGGTTGATAAGGTTGCCCGGGTGTAGCTTGGAGATGGATTGGTGGCTGGTCCGCCACGGCTATCGTTGCCTGTCCAGATCCCTGCTGGAGGTGATCCTCAGTGCCGAGCACTTCACTGAAGAACGTAGTGGGGACCGATGAGCGGTAAAAGTTGGGAGCCAATGGGACCGGTCGTGGGGCAGGCGTAGTGTACACCTCCGTGCCATTGTTGATCAGCAGGCCCCGGGGCCCCGAAGGCGACGAGAGGATGTACACCTCTGGGCGTCCATGCTGCGGCTGTGCCGGAGCTTGCGGGTTGCTAGGTCCCGCACCGCTGCCGTGGCTGGCAGACCTCGCCGAGAGATCTGGAGTGCCTGCTCGGCTGGCATTTCTCGATAGCCCTGGGAAGATCGGGGTCGTGACTCCCGGCTGAATGGGTTGGATGGGACTGTTGAAGTTGAAGTGAGCAAGATCTGCCGCCATGTTGGCTGGGTGATCTCCTGCCGCGTTCCGTTGCATAGCGCTGGCCATGGCCTGGGCGGCCCGATTGGCGTCTGCTCCGTGGATAATGTTGCGAACCTCGGCTGCCGATAGCGGCCGCGGTCCGACAGGGTCCGCGGTCGGACCCGACCCGGCCTGGGCACGGGGCGCAGAACCGGTTGGGGTAATAACTTCGTTCAGTGTAATCCTGAAGCTATACCGCTGTCCATCTGGTCCGATGCCTTCTCGTGTGACGGTCCGAAAGGCTTGGCCTACGGGGCTATTTCTCCCACCCGCCGCGTCGGCTCCGTTGGCCGgctggttgttgttgttgttgtgattgttgttattgttggtgttggtgttgttgttgctgctgctgctgctgctgctgttgttgttgttgttcgcGTCCTGGGGGTTAAGAGTGGTCATGGCAGCACGGGGGGGTTGTTGGTATGCAATTATCTGGCGATAGTTTGCTTCACTTTGTTGAAGTTGGTTCATCCGCTGGAGCAACTCTTGGTGCTGCTGGACGTGGCGCTGATGAAGCTGTGAGAATTGGGGAAAGTGTGCCGTCACTTGGGGCGCACCGAGAGGTGCTGAGCCCGGCCGCGCCACGGTGACGTTGGGCGGGTTACGGAGCGCATGGGGAGGATGACGCGGTGCTGCATCGTTGGACGGAGGAGGTGCGTCTCCCGTGTCCCGCAGCACGAGGTGGATCGTTTGCTGGTCGCTTGTGCGTATCTACCGCGGGATTCTGTCAGCATGCTCTCTGAGTAGTGCAACAACCAGGCCTCAGTTCAAGCCTTACCGCTTCCTCCCCGAAAATGTCTTGAAGCGTGTCGGTGTCGCGCGCCAGGAGCCGACCCCGGTGAATCAGCCTTTGGTGGTCGTCCGCCGGCCTCGACGACAGCGACTCCCGGATCCGTTCTCTAAGCTGCTggatcgtcgtcgtcgccggaaTACCGGGAAAACGTAGGTTTCCAACACCGGCCGAAGGCGACACAATGTGGAGGTTGACTGCAAGAGGCGCATCCTCTTGCGATTCCGACGAGGAGTTGGCCGGGTGTTGGTCCGCCATCACGCTCGAATTCGGCGGCTGCGGTTATTCGCGCGCTTGGGTTACACGCGATGGTTCGCTCGGCGCGTTCGCTGAAAGGCGATGAAGTTGTGTGCGGTGGTTCGCAAGCCGTCAATGGTCTGATCGTGAGGAAGGCATGCTCGGTGCCGATTAGGCTGCCGTTTCTGGTTCTGGAATCTTCAAAGCAATTCCACAGACCAAAGCAGAGGGATGATCTTGTAACCGAAGGAGAGTTCGCAGAGGATTGAAATCGCACTCGTCACAGGGTCGAGAAGCAATTCCATCCGGGTTTTGTCTGTTCCACGTTTCTCCCTCCCGCCTGGGCTGCTGACTGCGTTGTATTTCATCAGCTCCAACTTCCACGCTGTCATCCGGAGGATATGCGCTGCGAGCCGGTACCCACTACCCGCGCACCTCTCCAGGTACCGCAGCGTAGCGCTACTCGCCCCACCCGCGCTATCACATGGTGGACATAAAACTGCCTCCCACACACCCTGGTCGTAAATCACAATGCAGCATTAACTGTCGAATTTGGCGAAATTGGCTGCCGTCAAGTACCCACAACCTCCGGTACAAAAGGAGATCACCGTCCCAACTCCCTGGGCCTGCGGGAAAAGCCGATCCATCACTGGCTGCTGGTCATCCGTCCGAATGCAAAGCACTGCGTCATGAGAGCAACGGCTTGAGCTTACTGTGCAGCGACCTCCCCGCCTCGATCCCTCCGTCCCGTGCGAAAGCGGCGTCCATTTCGCGCCACCGCCGAGTCTGCAACTTGTTGCAGGCAGGCCAATGATGCAGGTTCGTTCACTACCTAATTACCCAGAGACAACAACCGCACCGCCATTTGTTCCTCTCTCCCGGCTTCGATCTTGCGTGGTAGGCCAGAGTTTGTTAAACCCAAGACAAAATGGCGTCGTCACAGATTGGCCCCGTTTCCGCTGCTGTCGGGTTAGCTCGCTCGACCGTTGTCCGACGCTCGGCCTGCCATAGCTGCCGACACATCTCGACCTCTCCGAGGACTGCCTCTCGACGAGCGCAGTCAGCCCAGCGAAtccccggccgccgcccttTTTCGCAGCAGTCCCACAGGCCAACGGCCGACTCCAAGGTGCACGGCTCCAGGATCCGGTGGTATCCCATCCCCGTCGGTCTCGGCGTTGGGTTTCTGGGATTAGTGCAAttctataaggtctatactaggGAGCAGGAAAAGCAGCTCGAAAATGGCGAGCCAGCCCAGCGCCCGAAGAAGAGACGACGGGTCCGCCCAGATGGCCCTTGGTAGGATCTCTCCAACCTTTTCCTCCCTTACCTTCCCTTGCTATCCGTTCCCGGAATGGGGGTTGACAGGCGGCGCAGGCAGGTGCAAATCATGTCGACATTGCCCCTGAAGGCCATGTCGCGTCTATGGGGCAGGTTCAACGAGCTCACCCTCCCGACCTTTCTCCGCGTTCCCGGCTTCAGACTGTATTCTTTCATCTTCGGCGTCAACCTGGATGAGATTGAGGAAACCGACCTTCGCAAGTTCCCGAACCTGGCTGCCTTCTTCTACCGCACGCTGAAGCCCGGGGCCCGGCCTCTCGATCCCAACCCTAATGCCCTCCTCTCGCCCGCCGATGGACGCCTCCTGCAGTTTGGCCAGATCCAAGGCGGTGACATCGAGCAGGTGAAGGGTATGACCTACACTATCGACGCGCTCCTCGGCCAAAACAGCCCAACCCCGAGCATCTCTGGCCAAACGCCTCTCGACAAGCCCTCCAAGCCCTCCAAGCACGAACTTGAAGGAGACGAAGAACTCATCCAAAGGGACGAGGAGTTTGCGCGCGTGAACGGCATCTCTTACACCCTCCCGGACCTCTTCTCTGGCTCGGAGAAGAAGCACAAGAGCAGTCTCGACCACCCCAAGGACGAGTCCGTCACGCCCTCGCCGACCTCCGTCTCCGAGGTCCGCGCGGAGCTGGCGCTTGGCGAGAAGTCCTGGCTCGACTACCTCACCCCCGGCAGCCGGCATGTGCTCTACTACGCCGTCATCTACCTCGCCCCCGGCGACTACCACCGCTTCCACTCGCCCACCAACTGGGTGGtcgagcgccgccgccacttCGCCGGCGAGCTGTACAGCGTGTCCCCGTACCTGCAGCGCACCATGCCCGGGCTGTTCACACTCAACGAGCGCGTCGTGCTGCTGGGCCGCTGGCGCTGGGGCTTCTTCAGCTACGTGCCCGTCGGCGCGACCAACGTCGGCTCCATCAAGGTCAACTTTGACCGCGAGCTACGCACAAACAGCCTGACCACCGACACCGAGGCCGACAgggccgccgaggaggcggcgAGCCGCGGCGAGCCGTACCTAGGCTATGCGGAAGCCACCTACGAGGCCGCCAGCCCCGTGTTGAGGGGTTACGCGCTGAGGCGGGGCGAGGAGATGGGCGGCTTCCAGTTGGGAAGCACGATCGTGCTCGTGTTTGAGGCGCCAGCGGCGGAGCACGACGAGAACGGGCGCCATATCGGCGGGTGGCAATGGGCCGTGGAGAAGGGACAGAGAGTCAAGGTCGGGCAGGCGTTGGGGTACGTGGATGCCTAACTCCCCGGCAACTGGTTTGCTGCGAAACCGTGCATAGCGAGAATTATAAAAAGGTGTATCCTGGGTAATCTTGTAATTGGCAGATCAAATTCAAATAGACTTGTTTGTGTTTGTAGCTAGAGTAACTGCCCACCCGAGGGGATCGTCGCGACACTCAGGCTCCTCTTTCTTTGCAGAGGCTGTGGAATGCAGTGTACGCTTTGTCAGAGTCCGAACAGCatctttctttctctcttaCTTTATTGTCATTGGTTAAGGAACGTAGTCAAAAACTAGCCCAAGAAACATCCTCCCAACTCCCTGCAATGCGAATCGTCGCCAGATCCCTTCCGCCAAAATATCCCTTCTACCAAACCgagaaaggaaaaaaagaaaaaataaTTTTCTCCCGTCATCTTACATTAAGCACCAAAGACCTTGAACTTCTGCTCCAGCGGCAGGAAGGTCTTCTCCCCGGCATCAGGGACCTCCTTCCCGCCAAACACGAGCTGGGCAGTCAGCTTCCAGGTGGCAGGGAGCTTCCACTCCTCGGCGACCTTGGCGTCGATGAGCGGGTTGTAGTGCTGCAGGTTAGCACCGAGaccctcggcctcgagcgcCGTCCACACGGCGAACTGCAGCATGGCGCTGGAGTGGCCGGCCCAGACGGGGAATCTATTATGTTGTTGTTTAACAACTGCTGTCAGCTTTCTCATTCTTTGTGTCTTCCGATCACTTTATAAACTCCAAGGGGCAGGAGCTTTAAAAGGGAGAGAGGAGACAGAAGAGAGGAAGAAAAAGGGGTGAGACGATGCAAaacaaaaaaacaaaaaagaaaagaaaaagaggggcCAGAACATACCGATCCGCGTACAGGGCGAACTTGGCCTGCATTTCCTCGACGGGGACCTGGTCCTCAAAGAAGAGGGcggtgccggcggcggccttgaACATGGCCATCTTCTGGGCGGTGCTCTCCCACTGCTCGGCGGGGACGACGCCCTTGAGGACGTCGGCGGTCAGGTCCCACAGCTTGTCGTGCTCGGCGCCGAAGAGGACGACGGCCCGGTTCGACTGCGAGTTGAAGCTCGAGGGGACGTGCTGCAGCGCCTCGGACACGATCGTCTGCACCCGCTCCGGGGTGATGGGGAGCGTCTTGTTGAGCGGGTAGTAGGTCCGGCGGGCCTTGACCAGGGAGAGGAAGCCGTCCGCGTTGCCCGGAACGCTGCCCATCTTGGAGGTCTTGCtagtgctggtggtggtgttcgtggtggtggtggtgaaggGTCGAGGGCTGGTGGTTGTGGCTTTGTGGAGCTTAAGAGCACTAATCAGAGAACGGGGCTTGGAGATGGTTCGAGAGGCTGCGGTGAAAAGTCTCTGCATGTGATGTGGTTTAGGCTGTTCAGGAGGCCGGATGGTGAGGAGACGAAGTGGACATCGTTGGCGACCGAGGGAGGGGAGAGGGAtacacatatatatatacaaattAAATTGCAAACGAGAGGGTCTCACCAGCTACTACCCTCCGTATCATTCCCACCCCCTACTCGCGACCAGTCGTAGCAAGCTCGCGGCTAGACTCTCGGGAACCGGCGCGCGCGCTTCTCTCGCCATCctctacactacactactcgGATCCCCACATTTGGTTCCATCGGACAAGTGTTCGAACCTGCTCGAGACCCCTCTTTTCCCCCCGATGGTCAGACTGGATCCTGCCGCGCGCGAGACCAATGTGGGAAACCCTGCTTTTTAACGTCTACTCCCTGCATATGTAAGCAATCGCGGAGCGTTACGGCAGCACGACCTTGGTTGTGCGATTCTCCAATCAGGGCGGGGCCGTGGGCCGAATTAGGAAGAAGCGAGCAGTCCGACGCGCAGGTGTGTGCGTTGGAGACGTATTTCAAATCTCTGACAGAGCACGTGGAGAAAGGTGAACCCCTGCCAGTCGAGAAGCCCATGGAAACAGCGAGCACCAACAGCTGTTCGGCAGTTCCTACTCCCAAGGTGCCCAGCAGCCAATCCAAAACGCCCACACCCTCTCCGCCTGCCATCCTGACAAGGTAAACGCGCGGGACTTTGCTATCTTGCAACGCTGCTAACCGGGCCGTAACCAAGAACGGATTCGACACCAAAACGCTAGCGTTGGCGTAATCATGCATCACAGGAGGAATGAAGGATGAGGATCTTCTCTCCTGTGTCTCGGTATGTCATCATTTTATTTAATAGTTCGGAGCAAGTTCAGCGACTTAAGATGATATAATATCTGCCACCATAATACCCTCAACTGCTGCTCACCTCTGCGCTGTCCGAGACAGGTTGATGTATGTAGAATGATGCCCATGAGGACGTAGAAAACGGTAAGACATACGGAGTATAAGTGGTCTATTAAAATAAGCCCATCCATACCTACAGAACTACAAAGATACACGAGCCGCAAAAACTGAAGTGGATTGCAAACAATGTGTAAAGTACAGTAAGTAGtaggtactgtatgtacatgcagAACTTCGTCCACGGAGCCAAAACTCACTCGAGTATGCCGCATCGTGAGACCATGTGAAAcatgccttctagatgtcTAGCAcggtgaaaaaaaaaatgattCTCTCTTTGAAGCGCCAGCCCAAGCCGATTACTTGAAGTACAAAAATGAAAAACCAAAACCGCTCCCGCGCCGTTGCGGATGCACCCTGACGCCTTGATCCATTCTCTGTTCACGTCCCAAACCGTCTAAATGATTGCGGGCATTTTCCGAACGTTCCGCGTAGAGTTACAAAAACGAACCATACGGTATGtac
This genomic interval carries:
- a CDS encoding Nitroreductase-like protein; this translates as MGSVPGNADGFLSLVKARRTYYPLNKTLPITPERVQTIVSEALQHVPSSFNSQSNRAVVLFGAEHDKLWDLTADVLKGVVPAEQWESTAQKMAMFKAAAGTALFFEDQVPVEEMQAKFALYADRFPVWAGHSSAMLQFAVWTALEAEGLGANLQHYNPLIDAKVAEEWKLPATWKLTAQLVFGGKEVPDAGEKTFLPLEQKFKVFGA